One part of the Humulus lupulus chromosome 9, drHumLupu1.1, whole genome shotgun sequence genome encodes these proteins:
- the LOC133802540 gene encoding protein MIZU-KUSSEI 1, producing the protein MTKIDALRRYLLPCFCPAAAATTVAHTTHTTKKRLSTSLRDDLPENDNSQSPNDDDQDSRSPSPAAAATAAQPRPSKSMVIGTIFGHRRGHVWFCIQHDRLSFKPFLLLEFPILTHQLVNEMRFGLVRIALEGDRSDLGHCPLRSVPVWTMYCNGRKLGFAARRKASDRVRLMLKTMQSTTVGAGVMPSGFGSSDSEEIMYMRANYEHVVGNADSESFHLINPDECPGQELSVFLLRSTNGVSH; encoded by the coding sequence ATGACCAAGATCGACGCCCTCCGTCGTTACCTCCTCCCTTGCTTCTGTCCCGCCGCCGCCGCAACCACCGTCGCCCACACCACCCACACCACCAAGAAACGCTTAAGCACCTCGCTTCGCGACGACTTACCGGAGAACGACAATTCCCAGTCCCCAAACGACGACGATCAAGATTCTCGATCTCCATCCCCTGCCGCGGCAGCGACGGCGGCGCAGCCTCGTCCCTCGAAATCGATGGTGATCGGAACGATCTTCGGCCACCGCAGAGGCCACGTCTGGTTCTGCATCCAACACGATCGTCTCTCCTTCAAACCCTTCCTACTCCTCGAGTTCCCCATCCTGACTCACCAACTCGTCAACGAGATGCGATTCGGACTCGTTCGGATCGCTCTCGAGGGCGACCGATCGGATCTCGGTCATTGCCCGCTTCGGTCGGTACCCGTCTGGACCATGTACTGCAACGGCCGGAAGCTCGGTTTCGCGGCGCGGCGGAAGGCGAGTGATAGGGTTCGGTTGATGCTGAAGACGATGCAATCGACGACGGTCGGAGCCGGAGTGATGCCGTCCGGGTTTGGGTCGTCGGACTCGGAGGAGATAATGTACATGAGGGCTAATTACGAGCACGTAGTGGGGAATGCTGACTCGGAGTCGTTTCACCTGATCAACCCGGACGAGTGCCCGGGTCAAGAACTCAGTGTGTTCTTGCTCCGATCCACTAATGGAGTTTCTCATTGA